The following proteins are co-located in the Melanotaenia boesemani isolate fMelBoe1 chromosome 5, fMelBoe1.pri, whole genome shotgun sequence genome:
- the LOC121639803 gene encoding uncharacterized protein LOC121639803 isoform X2 yields MICRMLLLLILISSVCATFVVNVTQSSYQAEENHNITLEWTFTTKPDVSSNSLFIYCELKAAHKLKVLFHVFKGVEASLYTDEQFVGRVQSEKDVLREGRIRLHVSRLRTNDSGVYGCQVNTDHGWGSASCQLNVTEAAEELPPQRPTIRPQPERGGHILLLVLVGCWVPAAVLLVIIVITGFVIRKRKSRDKRVVESPTETTLKHPIYHQTRDSVKDKRQFVL; encoded by the exons ATGATCTgcaggatgctgctgctcctcatcctcatctcgTCTGTCTGTG caacatttgtaGTGAATGTGACACAGAGCTCCTATCAGGCAGAGGAGAACCACAACATCACTCTGGAGTGGACCTTCACCACCAAACCTGACGTCTCCTCCAACTCTCTTTTCATCTACTGTGAACTTAAAGCTGCTCACAAACTCAAAGTCCTGTTTCATGTATTTAAAGGTGTTGAAGCCTCCTTGTATACAGATGAACAGTTTGTAGGACGAGTCCAGAGTGAGAAAGACGTCCTCAGAGAAGGACGAATCAGACTTCATGTGTCCAGACTCAGAACTAATGACTCAGGTGTGTACGGATGTCAAGTGAACACAGATCATGGATGGGGCTCTGCCAGCTGTCAGCTCAACGTTACTG AAGCTGCAGAAGAGCTCCCACCTCAGAGACCAACCATCAGACCACAACCAGAGAGAGGAGGACACATCTTACTGCTCGTTCTGGTGGGAtgttgggtaccagcagcagtTCTTCTGGTGATCATTGTTATCACTGGTTTTGTtatcagaaagagaaaaagcagaGACAAACGAGTTGTTGAGAGTCCCACAGAGACAACCCTAAAACATCCCATTTATCATCAGACCAGAGATTCAGTTAAAGACAAAAGACAGTTTGTATTATAA
- the LOC121639803 gene encoding uncharacterized protein LOC121639803 isoform X1, giving the protein MICRMLLLLILISSVCAATFVVNVTQSSYQAEENHNITLEWTFTTKPDVSSNSLFIYCELKAAHKLKVLFHVFKGVEASLYTDEQFVGRVQSEKDVLREGRIRLHVSRLRTNDSGVYGCQVNTDHGWGSASCQLNVTEAAEELPPQRPTIRPQPERGGHILLLVLVGCWVPAAVLLVIIVITGFVIRKRKSRDKRVVESPTETTLKHPIYHQTRDSVKDKRQFVL; this is encoded by the exons ATGATCTgcaggatgctgctgctcctcatcctcatctcgTCTGTCTGTG cagcaacatttgtaGTGAATGTGACACAGAGCTCCTATCAGGCAGAGGAGAACCACAACATCACTCTGGAGTGGACCTTCACCACCAAACCTGACGTCTCCTCCAACTCTCTTTTCATCTACTGTGAACTTAAAGCTGCTCACAAACTCAAAGTCCTGTTTCATGTATTTAAAGGTGTTGAAGCCTCCTTGTATACAGATGAACAGTTTGTAGGACGAGTCCAGAGTGAGAAAGACGTCCTCAGAGAAGGACGAATCAGACTTCATGTGTCCAGACTCAGAACTAATGACTCAGGTGTGTACGGATGTCAAGTGAACACAGATCATGGATGGGGCTCTGCCAGCTGTCAGCTCAACGTTACTG AAGCTGCAGAAGAGCTCCCACCTCAGAGACCAACCATCAGACCACAACCAGAGAGAGGAGGACACATCTTACTGCTCGTTCTGGTGGGAtgttgggtaccagcagcagtTCTTCTGGTGATCATTGTTATCACTGGTTTTGTtatcagaaagagaaaaagcagaGACAAACGAGTTGTTGAGAGTCCCACAGAGACAACCCTAAAACATCCCATTTATCATCAGACCAGAGATTCAGTTAAAGACAAAAGACAGTTTGTATTATAA